The window CCCGGGTCTGCCTTGTATCTACAACGACCGCGGACTCTCAAAGCACAATCTCAAGCGGAGTGAAGAAGCTATAGCCGACTATGACGAGGCCATACGCCTCGACCCCGAAGATACGGAGGCCTACACCAACCGCGGGGTCGCGAGAACGGACCTGGGCCTCTACGAAGAAGCTCTGCCCGACCTTGAAAAAGCGGTGCTTTTTGAGCCCGCTTCCGCAGAAGTTTATTACAATCGGGGATTCGCCAGACTGGGGCTCATGCGGTTTGAGGAAGCGGTGGATGATTTCACGGCCGCGATCGATATCGACCCCGGGTTTGTAGAGGCTCACCGCGGACGCGGATACGCAAACGTTTCTCTTATGCGCTTCAAAGAGGCTGCCGGGGATCTGGATTATGTAATCGACGCAGACGGCGGAGAGGTCATGGATTACGCCCACCGCGGAGCGGCGAGAATCTGGCTTGAGATGCACGAGGAAG is drawn from Candidatus Dadabacteria bacterium and contains these coding sequences:
- a CDS encoding tetratricopeptide repeat protein, which codes for PGLPCIYNDRGLSKHNLKRSEEAIADYDEAIRLDPEDTEAYTNRGVARTDLGLYEEALPDLEKAVLFEPASAEVYYNRGFARLGLMRFEEAVDDFTAAIDIDPGFVEAHRGRGYANVSLMRFKEAAGDLDYVIDADGGEVMDYAHRGAARIWLEMHEEAIADFDLAIGLDPENAFAYRMRAEAKKQVGRREEADADLARVMSLDPGFLDEDT